The sequence tagcaagtaaccgcacaatattgagtaaaacaaatcaagggtgtagcatttctgcatgcggtgaataaatttcgcaccgtgtatataactgacagcatgaatgtttgtgttgcttctttcgtgctttattgatgatgctaacctctcaggcaaagttttccaaagcttcaaatgtggaacacgaaaactaatggacgaacacacacgcgctagagacccgaagccgatgacttcagccgctcgcctcaacacagctgtaaaagtttcgtcgttggaaataaaaatcgcatacctacgtacatgctttctcgtgcgctcgttacgtttgctgccattttgtttcatgctttggaaggaaagaagaggcgtgtcattaaggctaactgctttttggtctgggtggtttggttggtttgggtggaatgatggtgtagtttgggcatatgggtgatttgaacttaacgttcgttttcatacacctccttatttccatattatgcggctttttttttcatttatatttatgttaattgttggtttcattttcacaaatgtacttgtacaattattacacaaagggatgcaaaatcaatgtatgacatacaactatgtagtattattgaactttaatattacattggtgaaaaaacactacgtgggaatcaggaaagttggaaacatatcgaattttaatccatatatatttttcaaaacgcgccgttgcgctaatcattattattattatagctttatttaagaggttttcagccggAGACTGGTTCACCTCTTATAAATACATAAGGGAGGCACAATACGCCTCCTGGATATATTACAATTATTATATATAATACAATTTATACAAAAGTAATACAGCGTTCTTTCAGGTAGCACAGTTTCTTAAATATCGTTGAATAGATTTGCGTCCTTCAGGAAACATAGTGTGGTGGTCTCACTGGTGGTATCGTTCTTCAGGGCGTCTCTTATGGAGCCAATGTTGTAGAGCTTTCGCAAGTAGTCAAATATTGGACATTCGCATATAAAATGTTCAACAGAGTTGTGAATACCGCAGTTTTCGCATGTTCTCTTGAATTCGCCATCCCCAGACATGTTATGCGATAATCTCGTATGGCCGGTGCGGAGTCTTGATAGAATTTTCTGCTCCCTAGATATGGGCGTGTCAACCCATTTGCAGGTTTCTCCtttgatttttcgtatgaatggCTGTCTTTTATTGTACCAAGCCTGTGACCACGCCAGACGTACGGTATGGGTAATCCATTTTTTAGCATCAGTTCCCGGAACTTCGTTTGTTAAGACATTTCTGTTTGATCTTCCTACAGATGCAAGTTGGTCAGCGTGTTCGTTGCCCGAGATATTACAGTGTCCCGGTATCCAGACGAAGGTGATGTTATTGTTGGAGTCGAGTATCGATTGGGTCGCTTGGATCCATGGGTGGCGAGATGATGACGAATTGAGTGCAAGTATTACGCTGGCAGAATCAGTGAATATTACAATTGGATCTTCGGAATGTTCGGATGCTGCTAGGAACAATGCAGCGGCCTCTGCCGAGAATACTGAGCATATGCTATTGAGACGGTGTGATATGTTGAGGTTTGAGCCTGATACGCCAATGCCAACTAAGTCATGAAGTTTAGAACCATCTGAATAACGTTGAGTGTGGTTTTGGTATTTCGTTGCAAGAAGACGCGCAAAAGTGGATCGGAGTACTGTAGTGTTTTCACCTGCTTTGAAATTGTTCTTGATTGAGAGGTCTAATTTAGGCTGAGGAGAACGCCAACTTCTTGCTCCTGCCCAATGAATCTCGGCTACTGGGGGGAGTAATGTATTGGCTACCGTTCTTAGAAGTCTGTTAGCCTCTCTGAGGATATAGACTTCTGTATGGCATTTTCGAGTTTTCTCGAGGAAACTTACGGCTTTTCTTCCAATTGATGTTACTAGTACGTAATAGAAGGGCATGGCACCCGCTTCAACACATGCTGCTTCTGCTGGAGTTGAGGGTAGAAGTCCAGATGCGATTCTTATGGCCTTGTTATATACAGGGGCAAGTTTAACACTAATATTGTCAGAAGACTTACACGTTAGTTCGGAACCGTATAAGAGTTTGCTCTCGATTATTGCCCGGGAAACTTTTAAGAGCGTATTGCGGTTGTTTGTAGAATGTTTTCCGGAAAGGACTTTTAACAAATTCAGCCTTGTACGGCACTCCTGTCTCACGTCATCGCAGTGAGGGTTAAAAGAAAGTTGGCGATCTGCTCGTACCCCGAGGATTCGTAGTGATTTTTTGAAAGGTATGGGAATACCGTGAACCGTAACGGCTTTTTTTGGAGGACGGTGATTATTGGAACATATATGAGACCTGGCGCTTTTTTCGGCAGATAATTTAAAGCCGACTGAATCTGCCCACTTCTTAACAGCATTAACTGCTGCCTGTAGTTTTCGTCTAATTGCCACCGGATGCTTTCCAACAGCTATGAGCACAATATCGTCTGCGTAAACGAATATATAAATATCTTTCGGCAGGGATCGGAATACTCCGTTCATTGCAACTAAAAACAATGTCACCGCAATAACTGatccttgcgggactcctgtcTGTTCTTcatttacttttgatttgtgATCGCCGATGAGCACTTGAAATGTTCGACCAGTCAGAAAGTTTTTGAGGAAATGTAATAAATTGCCGGAGAGGCCCCATGATGATAATTGTTCAAGAACAGCAGGCGTCCAAGCGCGATTATAGGCCTTGGAAAGATCAAGTGTTGCTATTTCGATATGATTACCCGCGGCCAAAGCATCGTCTAAAACTTGTCCTAGCGTGGCAAAGTAGGTATCTGTTCCGTGACAAGGCCTGAAGGCGTGTTGGCGATGATCCAGATATTCTCCATCTTCGAGGTAGCGTATCAATCTGCGATTAACCATCCTTTCTAGGACTTTTGAAATACAGCTTGTGAGTGATATAGGTCGAAAGTTTTCTGGTTCATTGGAGCATTTAGTTTTGGGATGGGAATCACTAAGCTGTGTTTCCAGTCGGCAGGTAAAGTGTGATTGGACCATTCTTTATTAAGCAGGCGTAGGAGGAGAGTCTGCCTTTAATTGAGAGTTGCCTTAGCATCGGGTATCCGATGTCATCAATACCGACGGATTTACCTTTGCCATTTTGAAGTGCAATGTTGAGTTCCAACAGTGAGAAGGGAAGATTGATCTCATGTTGAGTATCCGGAGGGACCTGAAAGCTGCTTATTGAGTTCAATGTTACGTTATTGGCTCGTATGAATGCATCGTCGTATTGATGGATGGCGGATATGTCAGCAAAGTGATCCGCAAGAATGTTAGCAACAGTAGTTGGATCACGTGAAGTGACCCCTTGATGGTGTATAGCCAAGCCAGCAAATCTTCGTTTCCCATTTAATGTGTTTACCTTTTTCCATAGCTCAGCAGAGGATTGTTGATCATTTATGCTGTCAAGGAATTTTGACCAGCTCTGTTGCTTTGCATCTCGAATAGCCTGCCTGCaatcatttcttatttttctgtAGACGACAAGAGCTTCTTCTTTCTCAGGATGGTCGTCTGGGAGTCGTTTAACAGACCGGAGCGCTTTCCTTCTTGCTTTCACAATCTTCTTTATTTCAGGGGACCACCAGTGAAGTGCTTTGCGGCCCGGCTTAGAACTTGTTCTTGGGATAGTTTCTAAAGCTACTTCGAACACAGTATCTACCAAGTGGGAAATAGTGACTGGCTCTAATACGTCGATGGAAGCATCAATTCGTGTTTGGAAGGTTTCCCAGTCCGCCTGGTCATAAATCCAACGTGGACGCCGAGAGGTTGTAGGTGGTTGATCATTGAGATAGATCGTTATTGGGAGATGATCACTGCCCATGGGATCATCACTAACATTCCATAGGAAACGATTTGCTACAGCTGCACTTACCATGGAGATGTCTACAGCAGACTCTATTTCGCCTCTGTTGAACGTATTGGAACCATCGTTGAGAATGATGGAGTTTGTGGTTTCAGCTATTTCTACCATGGTTGTACCTCGGAAATTAGGTGATATACTACCCCAGATCGGGTGGTGACCGTTACAGTCACCAAGGATAAGTTTGGCTCAGGAATTTGCTCCAGGATTTCAGTGAATTGTTCCTTCAGGTTTGCTATTTTACCACATCGTAAGTACATACTTACAATGGAAATTGGAAACGGAGTTTCGAGTCGAACTGCGATTATCGGAAGGTCGGTGTCTAGTTGGATTATTGTGAATGGTAGATGAGCTAGAATTCCAATAGCTACTGAATGGTATATGTTTTGACCGCATTTATAAGTCCAGCGATATCTGCCGGATAGTGAACGGTCCATTCTTTCGTGGCTCGTACGGTGGACCTCCTGTAATACTAGAGCAATAGGTGGGTTGGTCTGGCAGAGTAGTTCGATGTCTGCTAAATTATTATTGAAGCCATTGATGTTCCACTGGATGGCAAACCGGGTACCTGTAGTAGTATTTTCACGTGGAAGTGCTTGAGATGCGAGCTGCTGTATGATAGGAGTTGCTGATGTCGCTGAAGGTGGTCGGTCAGCTGAAATTTGAAAGGGGGGCGTTAATAATGAACAACTAGGCTGTGGGGGACTGGTTCCATGTCGAAGTAGATTAATGGCGTCATATATGGTGGCACCACATGCCGCTGCTGGCAACAGTGTAGAACTGTTCGTTGATGCTTTTTCCGATGCCAGTGGTGTTAGGTCTTTCTTTGCTTTAATGCGAGCTGATCGTCTTAGTTTATATTTTTTGTCTATTGATGCACTAGGAATTTCAGTATTATTTGGGCGGTGATGTGTACTGGAGTGGGTGTGCTTAATAAACCCGTCACTCGTGAGCGTGCTAGTAGAAATGTCGTGAGTTGTGTTGATAGCAATCGTATCCTCTAGACTGGTAGACTCTGTAAAGCTAATTTTTGAATCGAAAATTATAATCATTAACAAATGATAAATTATAGAAGCAGTGTTCATAGAGGATGATTGCTTATATGCATGTAGGTATTCTTCCTTCAACTTTCCATATCAGCACCTTCTTCTCCTGAGGAGATGACAGATATGTTTATGCTGTTGTTAGCGGTTATCTTGCTTTTTGAGCGACCGGTTGAATCGTCTGAATCTGTTGGCAAGTGTGTTCTCTTTGGTGTTTTATCTTTTAAAGCCAGGCTGGGGATAAGCGTACTGCAATCGCTTTCAACGGAGGATGACGGCTTCTTGTTCTTGATTCTCTGCTTTTTTTCCTTGGTTGATACGTTAGGCTGAGCTCTTTGCACCCAGCTGCGTGTTTGTTCTTCGTTGTTCTGCATTATTGGCTCATATTCAGGTGATGGGGTAGATTGTTGAGAAAAAATAGAGTTAGTTGATTTCGGTGAGATAGGTTCTTCTGGTTGTGGCACTTTTTTCCCGTATAACTCTCGGAGGAGGTAATTTTCTCGATCTTTCATTGCTAAATCAGATTTTAGTTTCACTACTTCGGTAATCAAATCTTCGATAGTACCATGTTGCCGTACTAGGTCGAGTCGAGAACTTTCTTTCCCTTTGTTGTTTAGGGTTGCCTCAAGGGACGCTATGCGCTTGTCCTTATTTGTCATCTCTAGCAAAAGTTGGTCAACTTTTTTACTTAGGTTCGCAATGGTTTCATCCTTACCAGCCGATGTTACTGCTGAAAAAGTCCGGGAACTGTTGGATTGCTCGAACACTTTTTTCGCTGAATGATACGATATTCCCATGTCAATTCTGATTCGTTGTATTGTGTTTTCCTCGACGTACGTTGGGCATTTCCTGCTCGAGAGACTGTGGTTATGCATATTGCAGCGTTTGCAGAATGGTTCGTTGTCGCATTTGTTTGTTTCGTCGAAGGGGTGATCCTGAGAGCAATTACCGCATGTTGATTGTGGTTGCTTACATCGTGTTCTGGTATGTCCGAAACTCCAACAGCAAAAGCATTGCATTGGAGCCGGATAATAAGGCCTTGTCTTGCAACGCAGCCAACCGAAATCAACGTGATCTGGTATAACAGTGCCATCGAAAGTGAGAATGATGGATGCAGTGTTCTCATACTGTTCGTGTCCGATCCTACGTTTGATTCTGCGGAAATCAGTAACACCTTGCGGAGCAAGATTTTCCTTTAGTTCCTGATCACTCGTATCTTTCGCTTCGAAACAGCTGACAACACATTTAGATTTGTTGAGGTTAGGATGCTTGCTGATTTTGATGTTTGTTCCGTCAGCCAACACTTTCATTGTCAGAAGTTTCTCAACATGTTTTGGGTTCCGTATCTTAAGAGCGTACGAGATACCTCGTCCTTCCGGAAAACCACCGACGATTTTACCTCCTATCCACTTTTCTACGGAAGTGCGAAGAAGACATGGCCTGTTCGGTAATGGGCCACCCACgccttccatcttcaaaattgtaaGTTGACCATGATCGTTGTTCGGGTCGAGCCACGTAGGAATAGTACGGCCGGCATAGGATCCATTAAGGGTGTTCAATATGGGGCGAACAGAAGTTCCCCCACCGGTATCATCGAAAGGTGGAAAACGGTCCAGTGCCGACATTGTCGGTGGACCGAACTACAAAAATCGACCAGAGAGGTGAGTTGGAGGTTCGCGCACTAGCCGAAAAATAATCACTCGCGACGACAGGTGTGGAAAGTTCACGTTAACAACAAAAACCTAACCGGAATATCCGCCACCAGGTAGGCAAAACCGTTAAAATGACGCAGGGTAACCACTTCAAAATGGAGGAAGCAAGCCGATTATACAGAACAATAGAATTTATGATAATAGAGAGAAAACACGTCTGTTCGCTCTGAAATGAAGCTGTGAACTGagcgctaatcattgtatttactatcgctaatcattgtactaccgcacgatcgcatatttgtaacatatgcattttttcctttctcgtacaacaaagttgtaccgaaaggctatatgattgctaaaaaaacttgatagaaggcccggagacccatagtgttatataccgatcgactcagctcgacaaactgaggtgacgtctgttttttttgtgtatgtgtgtgtgtatgtgtacaaattttgtaggcacactttttagaacttagaattatccgatttactcgcaacaagttgcattcgacggggaattgtttgctattggaaatgggcccgatcattgcttttcggaattattgaaaaaacattgtttttccccaaaggtcccccttgaaaattcaaagaacattttttttttgaatggtggcaaggcaaaaatattaaaaatgatcgaaaaaaatgtgatctattcctccaaagagcttttttgacctttctaatgtattttttcaatatattttataatgcacgagaaaggcatcatcactgctaggtggattaatctgggtttttttaaaataagtttcctagaccggctcagaagttgaacccagcctgcttcagcatagtcttgcttggcaggcTTGCATCTTCccgctaaggaaggcctcccagaatatatagaagtagttttcaaaatttcaattgccttttataccgggcagacacatccatttgaagaaggcattatcaagtCTATTCgacttataccggacagatgcgtccatttaaagaagacgttactcctgccttcgccttataccgggcagacgcgtttttaaaaaaaaaaggcatTATCAGCTCCTtccgccttataccaggcagatgcatccattttaaAAAAGGCGTTATCCCACCcttcgctttataccgggcaaacgcattcttttaaaaaggacattatcaactcctttagTTTtctaccgggcagatgcattcattaaaagaaggtattacctcttccttcgccttataccgaacagacgcgttcttttaaggaaggcattatcaactcccttcgccttataccgggcagatacatccatttaaagaagacgttgTCCCTCCCCTCACCGTATACCGAatagacgcgttcttttaaagaaggcattattaacACCTTTCGCCtgataccgggcaaatgcatcaaTTTAAATAAGGCGTTACccatcccttcgccttataccgggaagacgCATTCTTTGAAAGAAGACATTAGCAACTCCTTTCGCATTATACCGGGCCGAACATATGGTGGGGTTTCAGGTTTTGAAACCTGAAACCCGAATCTCCGGATTCGGGTTTgaaaattagtacaatatcggATCCGGGTCGAGTACGggcttaagaaataaaatactgaaaattattttattcagttttgttaattgtaaGGCTAATTCGTTGTTTGGACATACATTTTTACAcatatctagtttgaattttccggggaaaacttttgtgcgggcttcaataattaaattatgtcgggttTGGGTCGAGTACaggtttacgaatgcaaaaattctcgggAACGGGTCGGGTTTGcattaaatctaaaaaaaatgccCGGATTGCATgcaattaagcagaaatcggtaaatatttgaatgataattattctaactgaattcggccaaatggcattccgcgaaatgtctttcggagagttgatacattccgcggaatgtcgaaccgcgaaaaaaaaatttcgcgaaatgtttttcggcgaaatagtatacaaccgacagctcttatttttcatatttgtttatttgctgAACGCAACTGAACGAACTGattgatattagatttcaatAGCATAATCAACTATTTGATGAAAAATGATAGTGAAAGAGCCGCTACACGGCATATCttggtataaaaataaaaatatctccTTGTGCAAGTTCTCCGGAGGCACCTCGTAGGTTTCAAAAGTGGCCAATATAATCACTAATCGAAGTCTTCTCATGGACTATACATACATtagagaatctatgaagaattaacgatcgaaaggcatatatggagcgattgttgtgctccccttatatgaccaacaaggtccccgtggaagtcgtttcccggtggccattttCTCCAGAACCAgtatatcaccacatagccacaaaattgtttatctttcgaacggtatataaactttgtaattcggttaaaatttgactgttttataagcatttacatttatgggtcaatatgaccctaacatcgtAACTTTTTCCTAATATCCGAAGCAGGTTAAACGGTACAAAGAAAGGGCGGTCGAGAGGTCCCAAAGTACACGTTTTAGCAGTTTACAAATCTAGATTGAAAACGGTGCCGGCCAAATCTTCACAGTCAGTTGGGAGAGGAAGATAATGTTAgtgtgtagttattgttgtttGCTACTAGAAACCGAGAAAACCTCCACAATACTGCGGAAaggaaatttttaataatttggtaGGTAAACTGCCTAGTTTGAGAATTCACCAAGGAAAATTATATAGTCCATGCCTCATTTTTTAATTGGGTCGAGCCTCGGATTGTgctcacgacctcctgcttgtaaAGCAGAAGCCGTAGTCACTAGATCACCGGGG comes from Armigeres subalbatus isolate Guangzhou_Male chromosome 2, GZ_Asu_2, whole genome shotgun sequence and encodes:
- the LOC134214535 gene encoding uncharacterized protein LOC134214535 codes for the protein MSALDRFPPFDDTGGGTSVRPILNTLNGSYAGRTIPTWLDPNNDHGQLTILKMEGVGGPLPNRPCLLRTSVEKWIGGKIVGGFPEGRGISYALKIRNPKHVEKLLTMKVLADGTNIKISKHPNLNKSKCVVSCFEAKDTSDQELKENLAPQGVTDFRRIKRRIGHEQYENTASIILTFDGTVIPDHVDFGWLRCKTRPYYPAPMQCFCCWSFGHTRTRCKQPQSTCGNCSQDHPFDETNKCDNEPFCKRCNMHNHSLSSRKCPTYVEENTIQRIRIDMGISYHSAKKVFEQSNSSRTFSAVTSAGKDETIANLSKKVDQLLLEMTNKDKRIASLEATLNNKGKESSRLDLVRQHGTIEDLITEVVKLKSDLAMKDRENYLLRELYGKKVPQPEEPISPKSTNSIFSQQSTPSPEYEPIMQNNEEQTRSWVQRAQPNVSTKEKKQRIKNKKPSSSVESDCSTLIPSLALKDKTPKRTHLPTDSDDSTGRSKSKITANNSINISVISSGEEGADMES